One genomic region from Metallosphaera tengchongensis encodes:
- a CDS encoding sulfurtransferase TusA family protein, translating to MQSEVVLIGAKDFKPLMSLEKYHRLYLLHDLRRLNWGYSGKLKLGKLAFPVLVRLSERSIEILEENGRFLVKIDFKEGPSIKVEVEVNSTNEMVASSIEESITKNLREYGEAICNGQSNKAQYPQALISIMKPLVRKVLDVRGEQCPVPEIASKKELMKMRPGEELEVLVDHPAAVNVTLPEVAKLMNCKYEIFNMGDYVSFIMLKLGNPVVHSLYASSLSERERLAELIKDTGFIAYLYVTFDRIVKQVPVNGLSESYLNFDGLTVVTSASIGRGWLLVSLVEGDKVYATMLDFSGERYWNEEALRNLDKVKGMGHVFYLKPSIPI from the coding sequence GTGCAATCTGAAGTTGTTTTAATTGGTGCCAAGGACTTTAAACCCCTAATGAGTTTAGAGAAGTATCACAGGCTTTACCTTCTTCACGACCTTAGAAGGCTGAATTGGGGCTACTCAGGGAAATTGAAACTCGGGAAACTAGCTTTTCCAGTCCTAGTAAGGTTGAGCGAGAGATCCATAGAAATTTTAGAAGAAAATGGGAGGTTCCTAGTTAAGATTGACTTTAAGGAAGGTCCGAGCATCAAGGTTGAAGTCGAAGTGAACTCAACGAATGAGATGGTCGCTTCGTCCATAGAGGAGTCTATCACAAAGAACCTGAGAGAATACGGTGAGGCTATATGTAATGGGCAGAGTAATAAAGCACAGTACCCTCAGGCTCTCATTTCAATTATGAAACCTCTAGTTAGGAAAGTTTTAGACGTGAGGGGAGAACAGTGTCCTGTCCCCGAGATAGCCTCAAAGAAAGAACTGATGAAAATGAGACCCGGAGAGGAGTTGGAAGTTCTGGTGGATCACCCTGCTGCTGTAAACGTAACTCTGCCGGAAGTCGCGAAGTTGATGAATTGTAAGTACGAGATATTCAACATGGGGGATTACGTCTCCTTCATCATGTTAAAGCTGGGGAACCCTGTAGTACACTCCCTATACGCTAGCTCGCTCTCGGAGAGGGAGAGACTCGCCGAGTTAATAAAGGACACGGGCTTCATTGCGTACCTGTACGTGACCTTTGATAGGATAGTGAAACAGGTTCCTGTGAATGGACTGTCAGAAAGCTATCTTAATTTTGATGGGTTAACTGTAGTAACCTCAGCCTCAATTGGGAGAGGTTGGTTACTTGTAAGCTTAGTTGAGGGCGATAAAGTGTACGCCACTATGTTGGACTTCAGTGGGGAAAGGTATTGGAACGAAGAGGCACTGAGGAATCTCGATAAGGTAAAGGGTATGGGACACGTGTTTTACCTTAAACCCTCTATCCCAATATGA
- a CDS encoding isochorismatase family cysteine hydrolase, with the protein MDLKQILTPNNSVLVVWDVQKGLVKNIFNKEEFSKALERVITTARKSKIPIVYTKITPFPSGFEPYNSRVTERRFTFTQEDLELYVNPEVGTKGSEIVLPKNTWSIFVGTNFELLLRNSGRNVIIFSGIATEIGVESSARHAFALGFLPVIVRDAVSSYNKEGHQRSLENMKDFFPVLSSEEIERLLS; encoded by the coding sequence ATGGATCTAAAACAAATCCTAACTCCAAATAACTCTGTGCTTGTTGTGTGGGACGTTCAAAAAGGACTGGTGAAAAACATATTCAATAAGGAGGAATTTAGCAAAGCCCTAGAGAGGGTAATAACTACAGCGAGGAAAAGTAAGATACCGATAGTTTACACAAAGATCACTCCTTTCCCATCTGGATTTGAGCCATATAACTCTAGGGTGACTGAGAGGAGGTTCACGTTCACGCAGGAGGATCTAGAGCTTTACGTCAACCCTGAGGTTGGCACCAAGGGTTCTGAGATAGTTTTACCCAAGAACACTTGGAGCATTTTCGTGGGGACTAACTTTGAATTGCTCCTTAGGAACTCCGGCAGGAACGTCATTATCTTCTCTGGTATAGCGACTGAGATCGGTGTGGAATCTAGCGCCAGACATGCCTTTGCGTTGGGATTTTTGCCAGTAATAGTGAGGGACGCAGTTTCATCCTACAATAAGGAAGGTCATCAGAGGTCCCTGGAAAACATGAAGGACTTCTTCCCAGTCCTCTCCTCAGAGGAGATAGAGAGGTTATTATCCTAA
- a CDS encoding MFS transporter: MPSLTWRNVIVAGMGVFTDGYNLYSISLTSFFIPSSFKFSSGELGLLVAGSYFGAAFAALIFGALADRLGRKGIYGFDVAIMSLGAVLQAFSQSYLELLLSRLILGIGIGADYVLSPVIVAENSSGKNRGKMMVITFAVMWGLGAVLAAFVEQLTLLANLPPSLIWRIVLGVGAIPAISVFFLRRRIYETVMFVSRVKPEHIDSEKIERELGKPLVKAKDTSSFMSRLRSSAIFIVAASLLWLLYDMYSSTFAIYGPITIASNLGMTPIEFTYVAQFFAGIPGQILCILLIDKIGRRPLIVLGYAGVAAWLLAYSLLLADPRIFGLSSTHLNTSSLVGEAAVLGFSFYMLNYFFSAIGPASIIGSAMVTPELVPTKVRATSQSISVAVDRLSAALNITAFPLLLAHFGLAAMVGLYSGIALLSSLITLFVIPESRGRELEELSKEGQAQK, translated from the coding sequence ATGCCTTCGCTGACGTGGAGAAACGTAATAGTGGCAGGAATGGGTGTGTTCACAGACGGATATAATCTTTACTCAATATCCCTCACTTCATTTTTCATCCCCTCATCTTTCAAGTTTTCAAGCGGAGAGCTGGGACTTTTGGTGGCAGGGTCCTACTTCGGTGCAGCTTTTGCTGCGTTGATCTTTGGCGCGTTAGCCGATAGGCTTGGAAGGAAAGGGATTTATGGTTTTGACGTCGCTATCATGTCTCTCGGTGCAGTCCTACAAGCCTTCTCCCAGTCCTACTTAGAGCTCCTGCTTTCAAGGCTTATCCTAGGGATAGGTATAGGGGCTGATTACGTTCTTTCCCCAGTGATAGTAGCTGAGAACTCCAGCGGAAAGAATAGAGGTAAGATGATGGTAATCACGTTTGCAGTAATGTGGGGGCTTGGGGCGGTCTTAGCGGCCTTTGTAGAGCAACTTACCCTATTGGCCAATCTTCCTCCGTCTTTGATCTGGAGGATAGTCTTAGGTGTCGGAGCTATACCTGCAATATCAGTGTTTTTCCTGAGGAGGAGGATCTATGAGACCGTTATGTTCGTATCGAGGGTCAAGCCTGAACACATTGACAGTGAGAAGATAGAGAGGGAGCTGGGAAAGCCTCTCGTTAAAGCTAAGGACACTTCATCTTTCATGAGTAGGCTAAGGTCTTCTGCAATTTTCATTGTAGCTGCCTCACTGCTTTGGCTACTATACGATATGTATTCCTCCACGTTCGCTATCTATGGTCCAATAACCATCGCTTCCAATCTAGGTATGACGCCCATAGAGTTCACTTACGTCGCCCAATTCTTTGCTGGAATTCCAGGGCAAATACTCTGCATCCTCCTCATAGATAAGATAGGAAGGAGACCACTAATAGTTTTAGGATACGCTGGAGTTGCAGCCTGGCTGTTGGCGTACTCTCTATTGTTGGCCGACCCTAGGATATTTGGGTTGTCTTCAACCCATTTGAACACGTCCAGTCTAGTGGGTGAGGCTGCGGTGTTGGGGTTCTCGTTCTACATGCTTAATTATTTCTTCTCAGCTATAGGCCCAGCCTCCATTATAGGCTCAGCCATGGTAACACCGGAGTTAGTGCCCACCAAGGTTAGGGCAACGTCCCAGTCCATAAGTGTAGCTGTGGATAGGTTATCTGCTGCCTTGAACATAACGGCCTTCCCTCTCCTTCTCGCTCACTTCGGTCTAGCTGCAATGGTTGGACTATATTCTGGTATAGCTCTTTTGTCCAGCCTCATTACCCTGTTCGTAATACCTGAGTCAAGAGGAAGGGAACTGGAAGAGTTAAGCAAGGAGGGCCAGGCGCAGAAATGA
- a CDS encoding DUF3834 domain-containing protein codes for MLPSESMLNVIAAPGPVSYPMVAASSKYKDITIDFGKEGKADVILDSTVSLVKRGVRIDYITIKGLMVVSPDVGRKIGVWRRGSAADVLTKALFHKKGINGEIVYAEDMQKLMELLNQRQVESVVVPAPFGRGKTFEELLNVPGSCGASILANHEEFVRAYSEGIDLMKEDPQGTAEYIASRLPVQANKKMIVDLPRVTTLGVMKMDKYDEFENLVKRFL; via the coding sequence ATGTTACCTAGTGAAAGCATGTTAAACGTAATAGCTGCACCTGGACCTGTGTCCTATCCTATGGTAGCTGCGAGTTCAAAATATAAGGACATCACCATTGACTTTGGAAAGGAAGGAAAGGCAGATGTCATTTTAGATTCAACAGTATCCTTGGTAAAGAGAGGAGTGAGAATTGACTATATCACAATCAAGGGACTTATGGTAGTTTCCCCCGACGTTGGAAGAAAGATAGGCGTATGGAGAAGGGGAAGCGCTGCAGACGTCTTGACCAAGGCACTTTTCCATAAAAAGGGAATAAACGGTGAGATAGTCTACGCTGAAGATATGCAAAAGCTGATGGAACTCCTCAACCAAAGACAAGTTGAGTCCGTTGTGGTACCGGCACCGTTTGGCAGAGGAAAGACTTTCGAGGAGTTGCTTAACGTCCCAGGGAGTTGCGGGGCAAGCATCCTGGCAAACCATGAGGAGTTCGTCAGAGCATACTCAGAAGGGATAGATCTTATGAAGGAGGACCCTCAGGGGACTGCTGAATACATAGCATCTAGGTTACCAGTCCAAGCCAATAAGAAAATGATAGTGGACTTGCCCAGAGTTACCACCTTGGGGGTTATGAAGATGGACAAATACGACGAGTTTGAAAACCTAGTGAAAAGATTCCTGTAA
- a CDS encoding MFS transporter: MNRDVVFLMTSRISRSVSAGVLAVIVGLYYVHGLHLSLFDVGILFGTGAFITPLLTLILGFYSDRYGRKRILLLTLTFLPLSVLILITTSNFFLLLLSSALGGFGIAGGLVGGGVGAAVAPMQTALLTEKVPPKDRTKVFSLFTIMSSYAGAGGALLSFISSYKLIFEIALAISAISAFIVLPVKESFKPIKRASPEVTKRDNDTIRKFTITGVLNGVSQGLIVPFIPIIFSETYKLPQSAIGELISLGGVISATLMFATPVLTEKLGFVRLIITTRVISAFLVLTFPFLGIPALAAVDYVIFTPLRIISLPAQQALMMNLIGESRRATASGANQAGRLIPSAASTTLSGYIMHAVSVAIPFEVSFVATVANSFLYFKFFRKVDKAVTGQVPITE, translated from the coding sequence ATGAATAGAGACGTCGTTTTTCTCATGACCTCCAGAATATCCCGTAGCGTTTCTGCAGGAGTTTTGGCAGTGATAGTTGGGCTTTATTACGTACACGGACTTCACCTTTCCCTGTTTGATGTCGGTATACTTTTCGGAACTGGGGCCTTTATAACCCCACTCCTTACGCTTATCTTAGGTTTCTACTCCGACAGATATGGAAGGAAAAGGATATTGTTGCTAACCCTCACGTTTCTTCCCCTTTCTGTACTCATACTAATTACAACGTCCAACTTCTTTCTGCTTCTCCTCTCCTCAGCGTTGGGAGGTTTCGGGATAGCTGGCGGTCTTGTAGGTGGTGGAGTGGGAGCTGCAGTAGCTCCAATGCAGACCGCCCTCCTTACTGAGAAGGTCCCCCCTAAGGATAGGACCAAGGTGTTCTCCTTGTTTACCATAATGTCGAGTTACGCTGGTGCTGGTGGAGCCCTGCTATCGTTCATATCAAGTTACAAGTTAATATTTGAGATCGCATTGGCAATCTCAGCTATCTCTGCCTTCATTGTCCTACCAGTAAAGGAATCTTTCAAGCCTATTAAGAGGGCTTCCCCCGAGGTAACCAAGAGGGATAACGACACGATAAGAAAATTCACCATAACCGGGGTGCTTAACGGCGTCTCCCAAGGACTTATAGTGCCCTTCATTCCCATAATATTCAGCGAGACATACAAACTACCCCAGTCCGCCATAGGGGAATTGATCTCTTTAGGGGGAGTAATCTCCGCTACGCTCATGTTCGCTACTCCAGTCCTGACAGAAAAGTTAGGTTTCGTCAGGTTAATCATCACTACGAGGGTCATATCAGCCTTCCTAGTATTGACCTTTCCCTTCTTAGGGATACCGGCTCTGGCCGCAGTGGATTACGTAATCTTCACTCCTCTCAGGATTATCTCTTTACCAGCCCAGCAAGCTTTAATGATGAACTTAATAGGTGAGAGCAGAAGAGCCACGGCATCTGGGGCAAATCAGGCCGGGAGACTAATACCCTCCGCTGCTTCCACTACGTTATCTGGATATATCATGCACGCAGTGTCTGTAGCAATTCCATTTGAGGTCTCTTTTGTGGCTACTGTGGCTAACTCGTTCCTGTACTTCAAGTTTTTCAGGAAGGTAGATAAAGCAGTTACAGGTCAAGTCCCTATTACTGAGTGA
- the sepP gene encoding undecaprenyl-diphosphatase SepP: protein MKYYWFLLIAFILVGVGVKAVSEPNVPLNVYLFKLINYHQISFLNPVMVFLSKYGREYVWIPLTAILLVFRKTRRIAITLAASFILAIIVGEASKYAFAQGRPFLYVSPDYTLVPKPSDYSFPSGHALIVSDGAIVLAKMAPKWLWIIMLIEALLVSYSRVYVGVHWPVDVFAGWLIGGWTSLFTVDLERRGTLAFVEKLLKA from the coding sequence ATGAAATATTATTGGTTCCTGCTAATAGCCTTCATCCTGGTCGGGGTAGGAGTGAAGGCGGTGTCAGAACCTAATGTCCCACTTAATGTTTATTTGTTCAAATTAATTAATTACCATCAAATTAGTTTTTTAAATCCAGTTATGGTGTTTCTATCAAAATATGGGAGGGAGTACGTATGGATTCCGCTGACTGCAATACTCCTAGTATTCAGGAAGACTAGGCGTATAGCAATTACTTTGGCTGCCTCCTTCATTTTAGCTATAATAGTGGGTGAAGCTAGCAAGTACGCCTTTGCCCAGGGAAGACCATTCCTTTACGTGAGCCCGGACTACACTTTAGTACCTAAACCCTCGGATTACAGCTTCCCTTCAGGTCACGCCCTAATAGTAAGCGACGGAGCCATCGTGTTAGCTAAGATGGCTCCGAAGTGGTTATGGATAATTATGTTGATCGAAGCTCTATTGGTCTCGTACTCTAGGGTATATGTCGGGGTCCATTGGCCTGTAGATGTCTTTGCAGGCTGGTTAATAGGTGGGTGGACGTCGTTATTCACGGTGGACTTAGAGAGAAGGGGGACCTTAGCCTTCGTGGAGAAGCTCCTCAAGGCTTAG
- a CDS encoding PEP/pyruvate-binding domain-containing protein, with translation MVRSVGRKAAYLGELTRLGIRIPWGFVITRSAFRRFMDIAKDTVSDALKGVNLDDPRDLSRRYERIKEIMTQIDLPMDISLEIDQHVREISTDFVAVRPTFTSGISGPSFAGEVDSFLYVNKADIPFFLKQAWANYFSPKALAYRVARGDSIDIAVLIQEMVDPDSAGTVFTIHPVTGNPNWVVIESSWGLGQVVTRGLVTPDRFTLPKRDRIIAERYIGNKHLMLRFDPSYRGIREIPLGGKALEPSLEDEKVIELANLAIRIEEHFGKHVNLEWALQDRKLYILEVRGIKTMWEDI, from the coding sequence ATGGTAAGGTCTGTAGGAAGAAAAGCTGCTTATCTCGGCGAGCTTACGAGGTTGGGGATAAGGATACCATGGGGGTTCGTCATTACGAGGTCTGCCTTCAGAAGGTTCATGGACATAGCTAAGGACACTGTAAGCGACGCATTGAAAGGGGTCAATTTGGACGATCCGCGTGACCTGTCGAGGAGGTACGAGAGAATTAAGGAGATAATGACCCAAATTGATCTTCCCATGGATATATCCCTTGAGATAGACCAGCACGTGAGAGAAATCTCCACAGATTTCGTTGCTGTTAGACCCACTTTCACCTCAGGAATATCCGGACCTAGCTTTGCAGGGGAGGTCGACTCTTTCCTCTACGTAAATAAGGCCGACATTCCCTTTTTCCTGAAGCAAGCTTGGGCGAACTATTTCAGTCCCAAGGCCTTGGCCTATAGAGTGGCTAGGGGGGACTCCATAGACATAGCGGTCTTAATTCAAGAGATGGTGGATCCGGACTCTGCAGGCACAGTTTTCACCATTCACCCAGTGACAGGCAACCCTAACTGGGTAGTCATAGAGTCATCTTGGGGGCTAGGTCAGGTAGTCACTAGGGGTCTTGTCACTCCAGACAGATTCACATTACCAAAGAGGGATAGAATCATAGCGGAGAGGTACATTGGGAACAAGCACCTGATGCTTAGGTTTGACCCGAGCTATAGGGGTATAAGGGAAATTCCGCTTGGTGGTAAAGCACTTGAGCCCAGTTTAGAAGATGAAAAGGTAATCGAGCTGGCAAACCTAGCAATAAGAATAGAGGAGCACTTTGGGAAACACGTCAACCTCGAATGGGCTTTGCAGGATAGGAAGCTATACATTCTGGAGGTAAGGGGAATTAAGACCATGTGGGAGGACATCTGA
- the wrbA gene encoding NAD(P)H:quinone oxidoreductase, whose translation MSSPKPKILVLFYGYGTIVDLALEIAEGARGEGAETKVVRVPELFPKEVVAKFNVDMSKVEKIPEARFEDLEWADGIAMGSPTRYGNITGQLKFFLDQTRDLWLKGALYGKPVGFFTEAGTIHGGHETTILTMSTYAYHHGMIIVPLGYGIKELFTSTTGGSPYGPSHLGSLKELDEAERTIARFMGKRLTEVARKLRY comes from the coding sequence ATGTCATCTCCTAAACCCAAAATCCTAGTCCTGTTCTACGGGTACGGGACAATAGTTGATCTAGCTCTAGAAATCGCAGAAGGGGCGAGAGGTGAAGGAGCCGAAACTAAGGTAGTTAGAGTCCCAGAGCTCTTCCCCAAAGAGGTAGTAGCTAAGTTCAACGTTGATATGTCCAAGGTCGAGAAAATCCCAGAAGCCAGATTTGAAGACCTGGAGTGGGCAGACGGTATAGCTATGGGTTCACCAACTAGGTATGGGAACATCACAGGCCAGCTCAAGTTTTTCTTGGATCAGACTAGGGATCTCTGGTTGAAGGGTGCTCTATATGGTAAACCAGTAGGTTTCTTCACTGAGGCTGGGACAATTCACGGAGGACACGAGACGACCATATTGACCATGAGCACATATGCTTACCATCACGGCATGATAATTGTTCCCCTAGGCTATGGAATAAAGGAGTTGTTTACGTCCACTACTGGTGGATCCCCTTACGGACCCAGCCATCTTGGAAGTCTAAAAGAGTTGGATGAGGCTGAAAGAACCATAGCTAGGTTTATGGGTAAAAGACTGACTGAGGTAGCTAGAAAACTCAGATATTGA
- a CDS encoding thiamine pyrophosphate-requiring protein, translating to MERKAFSSVARAILATLEKEGIEKVFIVSGTDYAAFIEEKVKDNSLPEFILVPHEITASSMALGYSLAGKLGVVAVHTVPGTLNSLGVVSNAFTSRIPLLVLAGRSPYTEEGNSASRNLRIHWTQEARDQGELGRQYFKYDFEIRDPSQTLVAVKRALQIALSEPRGPTYLEVPREVSVKECEGKFLNMDPYEPGPSRKQLQRVEELLREAERPAIITWRAGRRKEWFDALKEFAERIGSPVVNYVGEVSNYPSKGEMALDKLDLREPDLLLVIESEVPWIPKRVNVEAPVVRIDVEPAYSYIPYYGFPCHVCLQSTPLALREILVTPKDSWREEVRERVLKQREEKQRELEKLETQSKIHPRLLSKYVSEFKAIVVNEYPFNPRYGEFSFGEYFGDLSAGYLGWALGAGLGIKMATNRDVIITTGDGSFIFGVPEAFYYAAKSYSLPTMVVIFDNEGWLASAEAVEEVYPEGLAKAKKYFPGADFKRYNIGETVKAFGGFYRLVETPDEAKKGLEDGWRRVKMGDIAVIQAIVERAR from the coding sequence ATGGAGCGAAAGGCTTTCAGTTCCGTCGCGAGGGCTATTTTGGCCACGCTGGAGAAGGAGGGTATTGAGAAAGTTTTTATCGTTTCGGGAACCGACTACGCCGCTTTCATTGAGGAGAAGGTTAAGGATAACTCACTCCCCGAGTTTATTCTAGTCCCTCACGAAATCACCGCTTCGTCCATGGCTCTGGGTTACTCCCTTGCTGGAAAATTGGGAGTGGTCGCAGTCCATACTGTACCAGGGACTTTAAACTCCCTGGGTGTAGTTAGCAACGCTTTCACGAGCAGGATTCCACTGCTAGTCTTGGCCGGTAGGTCTCCCTATACAGAGGAGGGAAACAGCGCGAGCAGGAACCTCAGGATACACTGGACTCAGGAAGCGAGGGACCAAGGCGAGTTGGGGAGACAATACTTCAAGTATGACTTTGAGATTAGGGATCCGAGTCAGACTCTGGTGGCCGTAAAGAGAGCTTTACAGATAGCCTTGAGTGAACCGAGAGGGCCAACTTACCTTGAAGTCCCCAGGGAGGTTAGCGTCAAGGAGTGTGAAGGAAAGTTCCTGAATATGGACCCATACGAACCGGGCCCGTCAAGGAAGCAGCTACAGAGGGTAGAGGAGCTCCTGAGAGAGGCAGAGAGGCCTGCTATCATCACTTGGAGAGCCGGAAGGAGAAAGGAGTGGTTTGATGCCCTAAAGGAGTTTGCTGAGAGAATAGGTTCACCAGTAGTTAACTACGTGGGGGAAGTATCTAATTACCCCTCCAAGGGCGAGATGGCGTTAGACAAGTTAGACCTAAGGGAGCCTGACCTCCTGTTGGTCATAGAATCTGAGGTCCCGTGGATACCAAAGAGGGTTAATGTGGAGGCCCCCGTAGTGAGGATAGATGTGGAGCCAGCGTACTCTTACATTCCCTACTACGGATTCCCATGTCACGTATGTCTGCAATCGACTCCTTTAGCTTTAAGGGAAATCCTGGTTACACCTAAGGACAGCTGGAGGGAGGAGGTAAGGGAGAGAGTCCTGAAACAAAGGGAGGAGAAACAGAGGGAGTTGGAGAAGCTAGAGACGCAGTCCAAGATACATCCCAGGTTGCTCTCCAAGTATGTTTCAGAGTTTAAGGCAATAGTAGTTAACGAGTACCCCTTTAATCCCAGATATGGCGAATTCTCCTTTGGGGAATACTTCGGGGACTTATCTGCAGGTTATCTGGGTTGGGCACTGGGTGCGGGACTGGGAATAAAGATGGCAACCAATAGAGATGTGATCATAACTACAGGTGATGGGTCTTTCATCTTTGGAGTCCCTGAAGCCTTTTACTATGCAGCCAAATCCTACTCACTTCCCACAATGGTAGTCATTTTCGACAACGAGGGGTGGTTGGCATCAGCAGAGGCTGTAGAGGAGGTCTACCCGGAGGGTCTAGCTAAAGCCAAAAAGTACTTCCCTGGGGCCGACTTTAAGAGATACAATATAGGGGAGACGGTGAAAGCTTTCGGGGGATTCTATAGACTAGTTGAGACCCCAGATGAGGCAAAGAAGGGTCTCGAAGATGGATGGAGACGAGTGAAAATGGGGGACATAGCCGTGATCCAGGCAATAGTGGAGAGGGCTAGATAA